A window of the Halopseudomonas phragmitis genome harbors these coding sequences:
- the fghA gene encoding S-formylglutathione hydrolase has product MTTALELVAANKSFGGWHKRYRHRSQVLGCDMVFAIYLPPQADQGGPLPVLYWLSGLTCTDENFMQKAGAQRLAAELGLVIVAPDTSPRGDGVPDDPEGAYDFGLGAGFYVNATEQPWARHYRMYDYVVSELPALIEANFPVSDRRAISGHSMGGHGALICALKNPGRYQSVSAFAPISNPSNCPWGHKALGNYLGADREAWKAWDACELIATAEQQLPLLIDQGEDDSFLVEQLKPEALVLAASKAGHPLTLRRQPGYDHSYYFIASFIDDHLSHHARALTDA; this is encoded by the coding sequence ATGACAACGGCTCTGGAACTGGTTGCCGCCAACAAAAGCTTTGGCGGCTGGCACAAGCGGTACCGGCACCGCTCGCAGGTGCTGGGCTGCGATATGGTCTTTGCCATTTACCTGCCGCCGCAGGCCGACCAGGGCGGGCCGCTGCCGGTGTTGTATTGGCTCTCGGGGCTGACCTGTACTGATGAAAACTTCATGCAGAAGGCTGGAGCCCAGCGACTGGCCGCCGAGCTGGGTCTGGTGATTGTTGCGCCGGATACCAGCCCGCGAGGCGATGGTGTGCCGGACGACCCCGAGGGCGCCTACGATTTCGGCCTGGGCGCCGGGTTCTATGTCAATGCCACCGAGCAGCCCTGGGCACGGCATTACCGCATGTACGACTATGTTGTCAGCGAGTTGCCAGCGCTGATCGAGGCCAACTTCCCGGTGTCGGATCGACGCGCGATCAGCGGTCATTCGATGGGTGGGCACGGAGCGTTGATCTGTGCACTTAAAAATCCCGGGCGTTACCAATCGGTGTCGGCCTTTGCGCCGATCAGCAATCCAAGCAATTGCCCCTGGGGGCACAAGGCGCTGGGTAATTATCTTGGGGCTGATCGTGAGGCCTGGAAGGCCTGGGATGCCTGTGAGCTGATTGCCACTGCCGAGCAGCAGTTGCCGCTGTTGATCGATCAGGGCGAGGACGACAGCTTTCTGGTTGAGCAGCTCAAGCCTGAGGCGCTGGTCCTGGCGGCATCGAAGGCCGGGCATCCGCTGACACTGCGGCGCCAGCCGGGGTATGACCACAGTTACTACTTCATTGCCAGCTTCATCGATGACCACCTGAGTCATCATGCCCGTGCATTGACTGATGCTTAG
- a CDS encoding S-(hydroxymethyl)glutathione dehydrogenase/class III alcohol dehydrogenase, translating to MIKSRAAVAFAPNEPLKIVEVDVAPPQAGEVLVRIVASGVCHTDAYTLSGQDSEGVFPCILGHEGGGIVEAVGEGVTSVKVGDHVIPLYTAECRECKFCKSGKTNLCSSVRTTQGKGLMPDGTSRFSYNGEPVYHYMGCSTFSEYTVLPEVSVAVIPKEAPLEKVCLLGCGVTTGIGAVLNTAKVEAGATVAIFGLGGIGLAAIIGAKMAGASRIIAVDINPSKFAIAEELGATDFVNPKEHEKPIQEVIVDMTDGGVDYSFECVGNVQLMRAALECCHKGWGESTIIGVAPAGAEISTRPFQLVTGRVWRGSAFGGVKGRTELPSYVAKAQTGEIPLDTFITHTMGLERINEAFDLMHEGKSIRTVIHFKEQA from the coding sequence ATGATCAAGTCTCGCGCCGCTGTAGCCTTTGCCCCCAATGAACCGTTGAAGATCGTTGAGGTGGATGTCGCGCCGCCCCAGGCTGGTGAAGTGCTGGTGCGTATCGTTGCCAGTGGCGTCTGCCATACCGATGCCTACACCCTGTCGGGGCAGGACAGCGAAGGGGTGTTCCCGTGCATTCTCGGCCACGAGGGCGGTGGGATTGTCGAGGCTGTGGGCGAGGGCGTGACCTCGGTCAAGGTCGGTGATCACGTGATTCCGCTGTATACCGCCGAATGCCGCGAGTGCAAATTCTGCAAATCCGGCAAGACCAACCTGTGCAGCTCGGTGCGCACCACCCAGGGCAAGGGGCTGATGCCCGACGGTACCAGCCGTTTCAGCTACAACGGCGAGCCGGTCTACCACTATATGGGCTGTTCGACTTTCTCTGAATACACCGTATTGCCGGAAGTGTCGGTGGCAGTGATTCCCAAAGAAGCACCGCTGGAAAAGGTCTGCCTGTTGGGCTGTGGGGTGACCACCGGGATCGGCGCGGTACTCAATACGGCCAAGGTTGAGGCTGGCGCTACCGTGGCCATTTTCGGTCTGGGTGGCATCGGTCTGGCGGCGATCATTGGCGCCAAGATGGCAGGGGCCAGCCGGATCATTGCCGTCGATATCAATCCGTCCAAGTTCGCCATTGCCGAGGAGCTGGGCGCCACCGATTTCGTCAACCCCAAGGAGCACGAGAAGCCAATTCAGGAAGTCATCGTCGACATGACTGATGGCGGCGTGGACTACAGCTTCGAGTGTGTCGGCAATGTGCAGTTGATGCGTGCGGCGCTGGAGTGCTGCCACAAGGGTTGGGGCGAGTCGACCATCATCGGCGTGGCGCCAGCCGGGGCCGAGATCAGCACCCGTCCGTTCCAGTTGGTTACCGGTCGGGTCTGGCGTGGTAGCGCCTTCGGTGGGGTCAAGGGCCGGACCGAACTGCCGTCCTATGTGGCCAAGGCTCAGACCGGCGAAATTCCGCTGGATACCTTCATCACCCATACCATGGGGCTTGAGCGGATCAATGAGGCCTTTGATTTGATGCACGAAGGCAAGAGCATTCGCACGGTGATTCATTTCAAGGAGCAGGCATGA
- a CDS encoding LysR substrate-binding domain-containing protein: MNQWEGIDEFVAVAELGHFSGAATRLGVSSSHVSRQVARLEDRLQTRLFYRSTRRVSLTEAGQTFLQHCQRLIDARDEALQAITDLGGEPKGLLRMTCAVAYGESFIMPLVNEFMQQHPQLRIEMTLTNQTLDLLHGSYDLAIRLGRLQDSSLIATRLAPRRMYLCAAPSYLARYGAPHSLSELPRHNCLIGSSDTWTFQQDGRELPIRVHGNWRCNSGQAVLDAALRGFGLCQLPDYYVREHLRSGALRALLNQHQPPHTAVWALYPQQRHLSPKVRQLVDHLKAGLAQRAEYQQD, translated from the coding sequence ATGAACCAATGGGAAGGCATCGATGAGTTCGTTGCGGTCGCCGAACTGGGCCACTTCAGCGGCGCCGCCACACGTCTGGGCGTGTCCTCCTCACACGTCAGCCGCCAGGTAGCCCGGCTGGAAGATCGCCTGCAGACCCGCCTGTTCTACCGCAGCACCCGCCGAGTCAGTCTGACCGAAGCTGGCCAGACCTTCCTCCAGCACTGCCAGCGGCTGATCGATGCCCGCGACGAAGCCCTGCAGGCGATCACCGATCTGGGCGGCGAACCCAAAGGCCTGCTGCGCATGACCTGCGCGGTCGCCTACGGCGAAAGCTTCATCATGCCGCTGGTCAACGAGTTCATGCAGCAGCATCCGCAACTGCGGATCGAGATGACCCTGACCAATCAGACCCTGGACCTGCTGCACGGCAGTTACGACCTGGCAATCCGTCTGGGCCGGCTGCAGGACTCCAGCCTGATCGCCACCCGTCTGGCACCCCGACGCATGTATCTGTGCGCCGCACCCAGCTACCTGGCCCGCTATGGCGCCCCGCACAGCCTGTCGGAACTGCCGAGGCACAACTGCCTGATCGGCAGCAGCGATACCTGGACCTTCCAGCAGGATGGCCGCGAACTGCCGATCCGGGTACACGGCAACTGGCGCTGCAACAGCGGCCAGGCGGTATTGGATGCGGCGCTGCGCGGCTTCGGCCTATGCCAATTGCCGGATTACTATGTGCGCGAACACCTGCGCAGCGGCGCCCTGCGCGCCCTGCTCAACCAGCACCAGCCGCCACACACCGCGGTCTGGGCACTGTATCCCCAGCAGCGGCATCTGTCGCCCAAGGTCCGGCAACTGGTCGATCACCTCAAAGCCGGCCTGGCCCAGCGCGCGGAATACCAGCAAGACTGA
- a CDS encoding ammonium transporter — translation MDGLSIEVAYALDTFYFLMCAALVMWMAAGFAMLEAGLVRAKNTVEILNKNALLYGIACTVYLLVGYNVMYPDSPISSVIPNLGFLLGEDNSAEAVLAGGDDAPYYSNMADFIFQAVFAAATMSIVSGAVAERMRLWPFLVFAVFMVGFIYPVEGYWKWGGGFLDQLGFQDFAGSVVVHMAGAAAALAAVILVGPRKGRYGKNGEVFAIPGANLPLATLGMFILWMGWFGFNGGSELKIANVEEANAVAKIFVNTNAAAAAGMVVAALFSRALFGKTDLTMTINGALAGLVSITAEPLAPSAGLAVMIGAVGGIVVVLSVLALDKCKLDDPVGAISVHGTAGIWGIFAVLLSNEDATFFGQLIGTVVTFAWMFGMSFIVLLAIKAVMGLRVSEEEELVGMDLEECGMSAYPEFAPASQPMVTPPKAPGAHSKEPLASDNPLTAK, via the coding sequence ATGGATGGATTATCTATAGAAGTCGCCTACGCGCTGGATACCTTCTACTTTCTGATGTGCGCCGCCCTGGTGATGTGGATGGCAGCCGGCTTCGCCATGCTCGAAGCCGGACTGGTCAGGGCCAAGAACACCGTTGAAATCCTCAACAAGAATGCCCTGCTGTACGGCATCGCCTGCACCGTCTACCTGCTGGTCGGCTACAACGTCATGTACCCGGACAGCCCGATCAGCTCGGTAATCCCCAATCTCGGCTTCCTGCTCGGTGAGGACAACAGTGCCGAGGCCGTGTTAGCCGGTGGTGATGACGCACCCTACTACTCGAACATGGCTGACTTCATCTTCCAGGCGGTGTTTGCCGCCGCGACCATGTCGATCGTCTCCGGCGCCGTGGCCGAACGTATGCGCCTGTGGCCGTTCCTGGTGTTTGCAGTATTCATGGTCGGCTTCATCTACCCGGTCGAAGGCTACTGGAAATGGGGTGGCGGCTTCCTCGACCAACTGGGCTTCCAGGATTTCGCCGGCTCGGTCGTGGTACACATGGCTGGTGCTGCCGCTGCTCTGGCTGCGGTGATTCTGGTTGGCCCGCGCAAAGGTCGCTACGGCAAGAACGGCGAAGTTTTCGCGATTCCCGGGGCCAACCTGCCACTGGCCACCCTCGGCATGTTCATCCTGTGGATGGGCTGGTTCGGCTTCAACGGCGGTTCGGAACTGAAGATCGCCAATGTCGAAGAGGCCAACGCAGTCGCCAAGATCTTCGTCAACACCAACGCCGCAGCCGCCGCCGGCATGGTCGTGGCCGCGCTGTTCTCCCGCGCCCTGTTCGGCAAGACTGACCTGACCATGACCATCAACGGTGCGCTGGCCGGCCTGGTCTCGATCACCGCCGAGCCGCTGGCGCCAAGTGCCGGCCTGGCGGTAATGATCGGGGCCGTGGGTGGCATCGTCGTGGTGCTATCGGTCCTGGCCCTGGACAAGTGCAAGCTGGATGACCCGGTAGGCGCCATCTCGGTTCACGGCACCGCCGGTATCTGGGGCATCTTCGCGGTGCTGCTGAGCAACGAAGACGCCACTTTCTTCGGTCAGTTGATCGGCACCGTGGTGACCTTCGCCTGGATGTTCGGCATGTCCTTCATCGTACTGTTGGCGATCAAGGCGGTGATGGGGCTGCGGGTCAGCGAAGAAGAGGAACTGGTCGGCATGGATCTGGAAGAGTGTGGCATGTCGGCCTATCCGGAGTTTGCCCCGGCCAGCCAGCCGATGGTCACCCCGCCCAAGGCACCGGGTGCCCACAGCAAGGAACCGCTCGCCAGCGACAACCCACTCACGGCCAAGTAA
- a CDS encoding DUF4168 domain-containing protein: MTTLKKLTIAMGFASFAIAAPVAMAQAQDPAAGQQYGQPEQQAAAPVSDADLQKFVSAESKVNEIRDDFSQRLGQVDNQEEAQSLQLEAQEKMVEAVQDEGLDVGRYNEIATRIQTDPELQQRAQQHN; this comes from the coding sequence ATGACTACTTTGAAAAAACTGACTATCGCCATGGGTTTTGCTTCATTCGCCATCGCCGCCCCTGTGGCCATGGCCCAGGCCCAGGATCCGGCCGCCGGGCAGCAGTATGGCCAGCCTGAGCAGCAGGCCGCCGCACCGGTTAGCGATGCCGATCTGCAGAAGTTTGTCAGTGCTGAAAGCAAGGTTAACGAGATCCGCGATGATTTCTCCCAGCGCCTGGGTCAGGTAGACAACCAGGAAGAGGCCCAGTCACTGCAACTGGAGGCCCAGGAGAAAATGGTCGAAGCTGTACAGGATGAAGGCCTGGATGTGGGGCGTTACAACGAAATCGCCACCCGTATTCAAACCGATCCTGAGCTGCAGCAGCGAGCCCAGCAGCACAACTGA
- a CDS encoding sensor histidine kinase yields the protein MSSLQRTLLLFVVLPLLILTALGIRFGLGQASQFQEQRLKNDLELIGRAISIPVGAALGQDDRQAIELALGSVFVLGEVYGASVFDVNGTRIASAGITESDLSRTTIPERIVATGEKQEAYSRVAGRELFSHFLPLFDNAGQIKGLIQITRRASDFSRALDQLKIIAWLLWGLLGLSILGAVLLGHYGGIGRHVDKLLAHMQRVAQGDHSHRAALEGPSEVATLAAGLNQMLDSIERTQRELDEHRTAETQLLARLKDNEKMAAIGGMARGIAHELGAPLSVIDGRARRLQRSAELDEQQQRQLDGIRSQVARLTHTVRQLLDYCRPMAPQPRSLEPAQLIETVTEAMRPELEASGKQLQTEIPTGLPTLTGDAGRLELALLNLLRNALQAAHQSIQLSLKTEGEHLLILIRDDGPGLPPTITVEQLLEPFFTTKSPGEGTGLGLAIVQSVAEEHGGQLELSNAPQGGCLVRLSLALNPENSHAPT from the coding sequence TTGAGTAGTCTGCAACGTACCCTGCTGCTGTTTGTGGTTCTGCCTTTGCTGATCCTTACCGCCCTGGGCATCCGCTTTGGCCTGGGCCAGGCCAGCCAGTTTCAGGAGCAACGGCTGAAGAACGATCTGGAGCTGATCGGCCGGGCAATCAGCATTCCGGTCGGCGCCGCACTGGGCCAGGATGATCGCCAGGCCATCGAACTGGCCCTGGGTTCAGTGTTTGTGCTTGGCGAGGTCTATGGCGCCTCGGTGTTCGATGTCAACGGTACCCGCATCGCCTCGGCCGGCATTACCGAAAGCGACCTCAGCCGCACCACCATTCCCGAACGGATCGTCGCCACCGGGGAAAAGCAGGAAGCCTATAGTCGGGTGGCCGGGCGCGAGCTGTTCTCACACTTTCTACCTCTGTTTGACAACGCCGGGCAGATCAAGGGCCTGATTCAGATCACCCGCCGTGCCAGCGATTTCAGCCGGGCGCTGGACCAGTTGAAGATCATCGCCTGGCTGCTCTGGGGGCTGCTCGGGCTGAGCATCCTTGGCGCCGTGCTACTGGGTCATTACGGCGGTATTGGCCGGCATGTCGACAAGCTGCTGGCCCATATGCAACGCGTCGCCCAGGGCGATCATTCACACCGGGCCGCGCTGGAGGGTCCAAGCGAGGTCGCCACACTGGCCGCCGGCCTGAACCAGATGCTCGACAGCATCGAACGCACCCAGCGTGAGCTTGATGAACACAGGACCGCCGAAACCCAACTGTTGGCCCGGCTCAAAGACAACGAAAAAATGGCCGCCATTGGCGGCATGGCCCGGGGCATCGCACATGAACTGGGCGCGCCACTGAGCGTGATTGACGGCCGTGCCAGACGTCTGCAACGCAGCGCTGAACTGGATGAGCAGCAACAACGCCAGCTCGACGGCATCCGCTCTCAGGTAGCCCGCCTGACCCATACCGTGCGCCAACTCTTGGACTACTGCCGGCCCATGGCACCGCAACCGCGCAGCCTGGAACCGGCCCAACTGATCGAAACCGTGACCGAAGCCATGCGTCCGGAACTGGAAGCCAGCGGCAAACAGCTCCAGACCGAGATTCCCACCGGGCTGCCGACTCTGACCGGCGATGCCGGACGCCTGGAACTGGCCTTGCTCAACCTGTTGCGCAACGCCCTGCAAGCAGCCCACCAAAGCATTCAGCTCAGCCTCAAGACTGAAGGCGAACACCTGCTGATCCTGATCCGTGATGACGGCCCGGGGCTACCGCCCACAATAACGGTCGAGCAACTGCTGGAACCCTTCTTTACCACCAAATCTCCTGGCGAGGGCACTGGCCTGGGTCTGGCCATCGTCCAATCGGTTGCCGAAGAACACGGCGGCCAGCTGGAACTGAGCAACGCGCCCCAGGGCGGCTGCCTGGTTCGCCTGAGCCTTGCACTGAATCCGGAGAACTCCCATGCCCCAACCTGA
- a CDS encoding sigma-54-dependent transcriptional regulator, translating into MPQPERILLVEDDSGLRELLQEELEAEGYQVSACADAEQGARLLAEMQPDLLVSDLRLPGADGLTLLQPSHQLSRPPAVLIITAFGSVQQAVQALKAGADDFLTKPLEMDHFLLTVSRLLENRRLRTEVQRYRSMLAVEQFNGIVGQSPAMQQLFHQIRQIAPADGPVLIQGESGTGKELVARALHDLSARKDKPYLTVNCGGIPGELMESEFFGHAAGAFTGARQQRAGLFQQANDGSLLLDELGEMPLALQAKLLRALQDGRVRPVGSDHEIQVDVRVIAATNRNLSDAVAAGEFREDLFYRLETFTLQVPPLRARGDDIQRLAELFLTRFNTRRQRRIRGFTDEALALLLSYNYPGNVRELENAVERAATFCSGPYIDAADLPQRIRDNSAEQETSSSSQGSAFNLPLNQDPSGLPDLESVQRQYIHQVLKATGGNKRKAAEILGITRRTLYRWLE; encoded by the coding sequence ATGCCCCAACCTGAACGCATTCTGCTGGTGGAAGATGACAGCGGCCTGCGTGAGCTGCTGCAGGAAGAACTCGAGGCCGAGGGCTATCAGGTCAGCGCCTGCGCCGATGCCGAACAGGGCGCACGGCTTCTGGCCGAGATGCAGCCAGACCTGCTGGTCAGTGATCTGCGCCTGCCCGGCGCCGACGGTCTGACCCTGCTGCAACCCAGCCATCAGCTCAGTCGCCCACCGGCAGTATTGATCATCACCGCTTTCGGCTCAGTACAACAGGCGGTTCAGGCGCTCAAGGCAGGAGCCGATGACTTTCTCACCAAACCGCTGGAAATGGATCATTTCCTCCTGACTGTCAGTCGACTGCTGGAAAACCGCCGACTGCGCACCGAAGTCCAGCGTTACCGCTCGATGCTCGCAGTCGAGCAGTTCAACGGCATCGTCGGTCAGAGTCCAGCCATGCAGCAACTGTTTCACCAGATCCGCCAGATTGCCCCGGCCGACGGCCCGGTACTGATCCAGGGCGAAAGCGGCACCGGCAAGGAACTGGTAGCCCGCGCCCTGCACGACCTCAGCGCGCGCAAGGACAAGCCCTACCTTACGGTCAACTGCGGCGGCATACCTGGCGAGCTGATGGAAAGCGAATTCTTCGGCCACGCCGCCGGAGCCTTCACCGGCGCCCGGCAGCAACGCGCCGGGCTGTTCCAGCAGGCCAACGACGGCAGCCTGCTGCTCGACGAACTCGGTGAAATGCCGCTGGCACTACAGGCCAAGTTGCTCAGGGCCCTGCAAGACGGCCGCGTCCGCCCGGTCGGCAGCGATCATGAAATTCAGGTCGACGTGCGGGTCATTGCCGCCACCAACCGCAATCTGAGTGACGCAGTTGCCGCCGGCGAGTTCCGCGAGGATCTGTTCTACCGGCTGGAAACCTTCACCCTCCAGGTGCCCCCGCTACGCGCCAGGGGCGATGATATCCAGCGCCTGGCCGAGCTGTTTCTGACCCGCTTCAACACCCGGCGCCAGCGACGTATTCGCGGGTTTACCGATGAAGCGCTGGCGTTGCTGCTCAGTTATAACTACCCCGGCAATGTCCGCGAACTGGAAAACGCCGTCGAGCGTGCCGCCACTTTCTGCAGCGGTCCCTACATAGACGCCGCCGACCTGCCCCAGCGCATCCGTGACAATAGTGCTGAACAGGAAACGTCCAGCTCCAGTCAAGGCTCGGCCTTCAACCTCCCGCTCAACCAGGACCCGAGCGGCCTGCCCGACCTGGAAAGCGTCCAGCGCCAGTACATCCACCAGGTACTAAAAGCCACCGGCGGCAACAAGCGCAAGGCCGCCGAGATTCTCGGCATCACTCGTCGCACGCTGTATCGCTGGCTGGAATGA
- a CDS encoding VOC family protein, with product MAFVKPFFDVGLFSNRAEQQQQFWTEQVGLSLDHTLKLGGGVLQHRYQTDAAVMKVNVARDPLPPGGDGPLQQVLVACSDCTSVESLRDPDGNRITRVPPGHRGIQGLAVELQVADVAASSAYYQQVLGLTLQAPGILTCGQGLVFLQQGQPANPSGSTPLAATGLRYLTLQVPDCDAAYAQAIAAGATSGRAPVTLGSTARIAFVIDPDGLWIELSERASLTGKAV from the coding sequence ATGGCTTTCGTCAAACCCTTCTTCGATGTCGGGCTGTTCAGCAACCGTGCAGAACAGCAGCAACAGTTCTGGACCGAACAGGTCGGCCTGAGTCTGGACCACACCCTCAAGCTCGGTGGCGGCGTACTGCAACACCGCTACCAGACCGACGCCGCCGTCATGAAAGTGAATGTCGCGCGGGATCCTCTGCCACCTGGCGGCGACGGCCCGCTGCAACAGGTGCTGGTCGCCTGCTCCGACTGCACGTCAGTCGAATCGCTGCGCGACCCTGACGGCAATCGTATAACCCGGGTGCCACCAGGCCACAGAGGCATTCAGGGTCTGGCCGTGGAGCTGCAGGTAGCCGATGTGGCTGCCAGCAGTGCCTATTACCAACAAGTGCTGGGGCTGACGCTGCAAGCGCCTGGAATTCTCACCTGTGGCCAGGGCCTGGTGTTTCTGCAACAGGGTCAGCCTGCCAACCCGTCCGGCTCAACGCCCCTGGCAGCCACCGGCTTGCGCTACCTGACCCTGCAAGTGCCCGACTGTGACGCCGCCTATGCCCAGGCGATCGCCGCAGGAGCCACTTCTGGCCGTGCGCCGGTGACGCTCGGCAGCACCGCACGGATTGCCTTCGTCATAGACCCCGACGGCCTCTGGATCGAGCTGTCCGAACGCGCCTCCTTGACCGGCAAGGCGGTCTGA